One genomic segment of Paraburkholderia aromaticivorans includes these proteins:
- a CDS encoding GNAT family N-acetyltransferase, translated as MQHGPAITFRFAGQSDANAIRTIESEAGQRFFSVDMAGIADAPPMDLELVVRKIAAREIIVAVDADADATCAGFVMFEQQPTRIYVQELDVLTAYAGQRIGAALIEQVAQHARARRLSQLILSTFREVPWNAPYYRRLGFRDIEEAELDAALIERRNAHIARGLDESKRVFMRRDLA; from the coding sequence ATGCAACACGGTCCCGCCATCACTTTCCGGTTTGCCGGCCAGTCCGACGCGAACGCGATCCGCACGATCGAATCCGAAGCAGGGCAGCGCTTTTTCAGCGTCGACATGGCGGGGATCGCGGACGCGCCGCCTATGGATCTGGAACTCGTCGTTCGCAAGATCGCGGCACGGGAGATCATCGTCGCCGTCGATGCCGATGCCGATGCAACGTGCGCCGGTTTCGTGATGTTCGAGCAGCAGCCCACGCGCATCTACGTGCAGGAACTCGATGTGCTTACCGCGTATGCCGGACAGCGTATCGGCGCGGCGCTCATCGAGCAGGTCGCGCAACACGCGCGTGCGCGACGGCTCTCGCAACTCATCCTGTCGACGTTTCGCGAGGTGCCGTGGAATGCGCCGTACTACCGGCGGCTCGGGTTTCGCGATATTGAAGAAGCCGAGCTGGACGCCGCGCTGATCGAACGGCGCAATGCGCATATTGCGCGAGGACTCGATGAATCAAAGCGCGTTTTCATGCGGCGCGACCTGGCGTGA
- a CDS encoding MarR family winged helix-turn-helix transcriptional regulator, protein MTKQDSPIDPDALHIVAEDLRVLVGKLRRRLREESHVGDFTPSQVQVLGLLEREGPATVTALARAHGMRPQSMGETLSVLKAAGLVSGAPDPNDGRQTVLSLTPAFRKKIKASRAAREDWLFRTIQTRFSAAEQRQLAAGVDLLKRLIDS, encoded by the coding sequence ATGACCAAGCAAGACTCCCCGATCGATCCCGACGCCCTGCACATCGTGGCGGAAGACTTGCGCGTGCTGGTCGGCAAACTGCGCCGCCGCCTGCGCGAAGAGTCGCACGTCGGCGATTTCACGCCTTCGCAGGTGCAGGTACTCGGCTTGCTGGAGCGCGAAGGTCCGGCCACGGTCACCGCGCTGGCGCGCGCCCATGGCATGCGCCCGCAATCCATGGGCGAGACGCTGTCGGTTCTGAAAGCCGCCGGGCTGGTCAGCGGCGCGCCCGATCCGAACGACGGCCGGCAAACGGTTCTTTCCCTCACCCCCGCTTTCCGCAAGAAGATCAAGGCAAGCCGCGCGGCGCGCGAAGACTGGCTGTTCCGCACTATCCAGACGCGCTTCTCGGCGGCCGAGCAACGACAACTCGCTGCCGGCGTCGACTTGCTCAAACGCCTCATCGACTCGTAA
- a CDS encoding alkene reductase has protein sequence MPTLFDPLQIGDITLPNRIIMAPLTRQRAGEIRVPNALMAKYYAERATAGLIISEATSVTPQGVGYAETPGIWSQEQVEGWKLVTSAVHAAGGKIFLQLWHVGRISDPLFLNGELPVAPSAIAAQGHVSLVRPERAYVTPRALALDEIAGVVEAFRKGAENAKAAGFDGVEVHGANGYLLDQFLQDSTNKRTDAYGGPIENRARLLLEITDACIGVWGANRVGVHLAPRRDAHTMGDSDPAATFGYVARELGKRKIAFIAAREALGDDRLGPQLKKAFGGPYIANEKFTRETAQQVLEAGEADAVAWGQLFIANPDLVRRFATNAPLNQPNPATYYARGETGYVDYPTLETVE, from the coding sequence ATGCCGACTCTTTTCGATCCGCTGCAAATTGGCGACATCACGCTGCCGAACCGCATCATCATGGCGCCGCTTACACGCCAACGCGCCGGAGAAATCCGCGTGCCGAACGCGCTGATGGCGAAGTACTACGCTGAACGCGCAACCGCCGGCCTGATCATCAGCGAAGCGACTTCGGTCACGCCGCAAGGCGTGGGCTATGCCGAAACGCCGGGCATCTGGTCGCAGGAACAGGTTGAAGGCTGGAAGCTCGTTACGAGCGCCGTGCATGCCGCCGGCGGCAAGATCTTTCTGCAACTGTGGCACGTGGGCCGCATTTCCGATCCGCTGTTCCTGAACGGCGAACTGCCGGTCGCGCCGAGCGCGATCGCCGCACAAGGCCACGTGAGCCTGGTGCGTCCGGAGCGCGCCTATGTGACGCCGCGCGCCCTGGCGCTCGACGAAATCGCCGGCGTGGTCGAAGCATTCCGCAAAGGCGCGGAGAACGCCAAGGCAGCCGGCTTCGACGGCGTCGAAGTACACGGCGCGAACGGCTATCTGCTCGACCAGTTCCTGCAGGACAGCACCAACAAGCGTACCGACGCGTACGGCGGCCCGATCGAAAACCGCGCCCGCCTGCTGCTCGAAATCACCGACGCCTGCATCGGCGTGTGGGGCGCGAACCGCGTCGGCGTGCATCTCGCGCCGCGCCGCGACGCACACACCATGGGCGATTCGGATCCGGCCGCCACCTTCGGTTATGTCGCCCGTGAACTCGGCAAGCGCAAGATCGCGTTCATCGCCGCACGTGAAGCGCTCGGCGACGACCGTCTCGGCCCGCAATTGAAGAAAGCATTCGGCGGCCCGTATATCGCGAACGAAAAGTTCACCCGGGAAACCGCACAGCAGGTGCTCGAGGCGGGTGAGGCGGACGCGGTCGCATGGGGTCAGCTGTTCATTGCAAATCCGGACCTGGTGCGTCGCTTCGCCACGAATGCGCCGTTGAACCAACCGAATCCGGCGACCTACTACGCACGCGGCGAAACCGGCTATGTGGATTACCCGACGCTGGAAACCGTGGAGTAA
- a CDS encoding ArsR/SmtB family transcription factor, protein MTLDIDAIHKALANPVRREILGWLREPYAHFADQELPLDHGVCAGKIDAACGLSQSTVSAHLAALQRAGLVTSKRVGQWVFFKRNEPVIQAFLEHMNSQL, encoded by the coding sequence ATGACGCTCGACATCGACGCGATTCACAAAGCACTGGCCAACCCGGTTCGCCGGGAGATTCTCGGCTGGCTGCGCGAGCCGTACGCGCATTTCGCCGACCAGGAATTGCCGCTCGATCACGGCGTGTGCGCCGGCAAGATCGACGCGGCCTGCGGCCTGTCGCAGTCCACCGTATCGGCACACCTTGCGGCCTTGCAGCGCGCGGGTCTCGTCACGTCGAAGCGGGTCGGTCAATGGGTGTTTTTCAAACGCAACGAGCCGGTCATCCAGGCGTTTCTCGAGCACATGAACAGCCAGCTCTAG
- a CDS encoding isochorismatase family protein, with product MALTTLDAKTALIVIDLQRGIVALPTAHPTGEVVERAAALAQAFRRHGLPVVLVNVAGGAPGRAEQARNTGDFPAGFTDLVPELNAQPSDHRVTKRTWGAFTNTDLEAYLREQVVTQVVLVGVATSIGVESTARYAHELGLNVTFAVDAMTDLHADAHANSLTRIFPRLGETGTTQEVLALLEHSRA from the coding sequence ATGGCACTCACCACGCTCGATGCAAAGACCGCACTGATCGTCATCGATTTGCAGCGCGGCATCGTCGCGCTGCCCACCGCGCATCCCACCGGCGAAGTCGTCGAGCGCGCGGCCGCCCTTGCGCAGGCCTTTCGCCGCCACGGCCTGCCCGTGGTGCTCGTCAACGTGGCCGGCGGCGCGCCGGGCCGCGCGGAACAGGCGCGCAACACCGGCGACTTCCCCGCCGGCTTCACGGATCTGGTGCCCGAGCTGAACGCGCAGCCGTCCGATCACCGGGTCACCAAGCGCACCTGGGGGGCGTTTACGAACACCGATCTCGAAGCGTACCTGCGCGAGCAAGTCGTCACGCAAGTGGTGCTCGTGGGCGTGGCGACCAGCATCGGCGTCGAATCCACCGCGCGCTACGCACACGAACTCGGCCTGAACGTCACGTTCGCCGTCGACGCCATGACCGATCTCCATGCGGACGCTCACGCCAACAGCCTCACGCGCATCTTCCCGCGCCTCGGCGAAACGGGCACGACGCAGGAAGTGCTCGCTCTGCTCGAACACTCGCGCGCATGA
- a CDS encoding efflux transporter outer membrane subunit yields the protein MMKLKLGACAVAFALALLAGCTLDPHYERPVAPVAVAYPQGDGYESTSAAAASMSASGTAAAAPLAVDTAWRSFFRDERLQRLIGIALANNRDMRVAALNVAEYEAQYRITRAALAPSISASGSLTRERTQGVTSSVSDLNVGTTSWEIDFFGRLRSLKRQALENYLATDASRQSTQISLIATVASDYLTLLSDERLLQLTEDTVKADQSTYEVTKRVQELGNSSLLDVQQAENSLASARASLASYRRAVAQDRNNLVAVLGAPIPDDLPPARSFDDESMFADIGAGVPSLLLTRRPDVVQAEHALKAANANIGAARAAFFPKIELTATAGTSSSTLSSLFKAGTGAWAFAPSVSMPIFDYGSNKASLDVAKIEKQIEVADYESTIQTAFKEVSNALTARATYIDQVHADREYVTSSQRYYALAEARYKAGTDSFLTLLDAQRTLYTAQQQLATDTLSRQANLVTLYKVLGGGWEQTESM from the coding sequence ATGATGAAACTCAAACTCGGTGCCTGCGCAGTAGCGTTCGCGCTCGCCCTGCTCGCGGGCTGCACGCTCGATCCACACTATGAACGGCCCGTCGCGCCGGTTGCTGTGGCGTATCCGCAAGGCGACGGCTACGAAAGCACGAGCGCGGCGGCAGCGTCAATGAGCGCGAGCGGCACGGCCGCGGCAGCACCGCTCGCCGTCGATACCGCGTGGCGAAGCTTCTTTCGCGATGAACGTCTGCAGCGGTTGATCGGGATCGCGCTGGCGAACAATCGCGACATGCGCGTGGCAGCGTTGAACGTTGCCGAATACGAAGCGCAATACCGGATTACGCGCGCCGCGCTTGCGCCGTCGATCAGCGCGAGCGGCAGTCTGACTCGCGAGCGGACCCAAGGCGTGACGAGCAGCGTCAGCGATCTCAATGTCGGCACGACGTCGTGGGAAATCGATTTCTTTGGGCGCTTGCGCAGCCTCAAGCGTCAGGCGCTGGAGAACTATCTCGCCACGGATGCATCGCGCCAAAGCACGCAGATCAGTTTGATCGCGACCGTGGCGAGCGACTATCTGACCTTGCTGTCCGATGAGCGACTGCTGCAGTTGACCGAAGACACGGTCAAGGCGGATCAGTCGACCTACGAGGTCACGAAGCGCGTGCAGGAGTTGGGCAACTCTTCTCTACTGGACGTGCAACAAGCCGAGAATTCTCTGGCGAGCGCGAGGGCCAGCCTCGCGTCTTATCGTCGTGCCGTCGCGCAAGACCGCAACAATCTGGTCGCCGTGCTCGGCGCGCCGATTCCCGATGACCTGCCGCCTGCCCGCTCATTCGACGACGAGTCCATGTTCGCCGACATCGGTGCCGGCGTGCCGTCGCTGTTGCTCACCCGGCGTCCCGACGTCGTGCAGGCCGAACATGCGCTGAAAGCGGCGAACGCCAACATCGGCGCCGCGCGCGCGGCGTTCTTCCCGAAGATCGAGTTGACGGCGACGGCCGGCACGTCGAGTTCGACGCTCTCGAGTCTGTTCAAGGCCGGCACGGGAGCATGGGCATTTGCGCCGAGCGTGTCGATGCCGATCTTCGATTACGGTAGCAACAAGGCATCGCTCGATGTTGCGAAGATCGAGAAGCAGATCGAGGTCGCCGACTATGAAAGCACGATCCAGACGGCGTTCAAGGAAGTATCGAATGCGCTGACGGCACGCGCCACCTACATCGATCAGGTGCACGCGGATCGCGAATACGTAACGTCTTCGCAGCGTTACTACGCACTGGCCGAAGCACGTTACAAGGCGGGCACGGACAGCTTTCTGACCCTCCTCGATGCGCAGCGCACGCTCTACACCGCGCAACAGCAACTCGCGACCGATACGCTGTCCCGGCAAGCCAATCTCGTGACGCTGTACAAGGTGTTGGGCGGAGGTTGGGAGCAAACTGAAAGCATGTAG
- a CDS encoding MFS transporter, which yields MNGTFRSLGNFNYRVWASGAIVSNVGTWMQRTAQDWLVLTELTQHNATAVGIVMSLQFGPQMLLLPLTGYAADHFDRRKLLFATQAAMGSLALGLGILTVTGLVQLWHVYVFAGLLGCVTAFDSPARQTFVSDLVGEHDLSNAVALNSTSFNAARMIGPAVAGLLIASVGTGWVFLINALSFIAVLGSLRMLRVSELHLKPRAVRSHGSFVEGFKYVWKRPDLKAALLMLFLIGTFGLNFPIFISTMSVTAFHAGAGEYGVLSSTMALGSVTGALLAARRAKPRMALLLGAAAVFGVGCTVASLMPNSVLFGLALIVIGVSTQTFTTSTNSLVQLSTEPAMRGRVIAILLAIALGGTPLGAPVVGWVANRFGPRWALGVGAASGFAAALVGLLYLVKYRQLRVYLEAGRLRYSVDDPRQAPAYVSPAAAVQNAVLSEVEEDSSSGV from the coding sequence GTGAATGGCACTTTCCGTTCGCTGGGCAATTTCAACTACCGGGTCTGGGCGAGCGGCGCGATCGTCTCCAATGTCGGCACGTGGATGCAACGCACGGCGCAGGATTGGCTCGTACTGACGGAACTCACGCAACACAACGCGACCGCCGTGGGTATCGTCATGTCGCTGCAGTTCGGCCCGCAAATGCTGCTGTTGCCGCTGACCGGTTACGCCGCCGATCACTTCGACCGTCGCAAGCTGCTGTTCGCGACCCAGGCGGCCATGGGTTCTCTCGCGTTGGGCCTCGGCATCCTCACCGTCACCGGCCTCGTGCAGCTGTGGCACGTGTATGTATTCGCGGGACTGCTCGGCTGCGTCACCGCGTTCGATTCGCCGGCACGCCAGACGTTCGTGTCGGACCTGGTCGGCGAGCACGATCTGTCGAACGCGGTCGCGCTGAATTCCACCTCGTTCAACGCGGCCCGCATGATCGGCCCCGCGGTCGCCGGGCTGCTGATCGCCTCGGTAGGCACCGGCTGGGTGTTTCTGATCAACGCGCTATCTTTCATTGCGGTGCTCGGTTCGCTGCGCATGCTGCGCGTGAGCGAACTGCATCTGAAGCCTCGCGCCGTGCGCTCGCACGGCAGTTTCGTGGAAGGCTTCAAGTACGTGTGGAAGCGGCCCGACCTGAAGGCCGCCTTGCTGATGCTGTTCCTGATCGGCACCTTCGGCCTGAATTTCCCGATCTTCATCTCGACGATGTCGGTCACCGCGTTTCATGCGGGCGCCGGCGAATACGGCGTGTTGAGTTCGACCATGGCGCTCGGCTCCGTCACCGGCGCGCTGCTTGCCGCGCGCCGGGCGAAACCGCGCATGGCGCTGCTGCTCGGCGCGGCGGCCGTGTTCGGCGTGGGCTGCACGGTGGCCTCGTTGATGCCCAACTCTGTGCTGTTCGGCCTTGCGCTGATCGTGATCGGCGTGTCGACGCAAACCTTCACGACCTCCACCAACAGCCTGGTGCAGCTTTCCACCGAGCCGGCCATGCGCGGTCGGGTGATCGCCATTCTGCTGGCCATCGCGCTGGGCGGCACGCCGCTCGGCGCGCCGGTCGTCGGTTGGGTCGCGAACCGGTTCGGCCCGCGCTGGGCGCTCGGCGTGGGCGCGGCGTCGGGTTTCGCGGCGGCGCTGGTCGGCCTGCTCTATCTGGTGAAGTATCGCCAGCTGCGTGTCTATCTCGAGGCGGGACGCCTGCGCTACAGCGTCGACGACCCGCGCCAGGCGCCGGCTTACGTGAGCCCGGCGGCCGCGGTGCAGAACGCTGTACTGAGCGAAGTGGAGGAAGATTCGTCGTCGGGCGTTTAA